The DNA segment GGCGGCGTCGGCGGGCGGTCCAGCAGGCGAAAGTCGGGGTGGAAGGCGGTGAAGTGGAGCGGCACCGCGGGGCCCAGGTGCTCGCGGATCCAGGCGGCGAGCGCGGTGATCTCGGCCTCGCCGTCGTTCTCGCCGGGGATCAGGAGCGTTGTGACCTCGAGCCAGACCGCCGTCTCGCGGGCGAGGTACTCCAGCGTCTCGAGCACCGCGCCGAGCCGGCCGCCGGTGAGCCGGCGGTAGAAGTCCTCGCTGAAGGCCTTGAGGTCGACGTTGGCCGCGTCCATCGCCGCGCAGAGCTCGCGCCGGCCTGCGTCCTCGACGTAGCCCGCCGTCACGGCGACGGTCTTGACGCCCCGCTCGCGGCAGGCCGCCGCGACGTCCACGGCGTACTCGAGGAAGATCACGGGATCGTTGTAGGTGAAGGCCACGCTGCGG comes from the bacterium genome and includes:
- the amrS gene encoding AmmeMemoRadiSam system radical SAM enzyme, whose protein sequence is RSVAFTYNDPVIFLEYAVDVAAACRERGVKTVAVTAGYVEDAGRRELCAAMDAANVDLKAFSEDFYRRLTGGRLGAVLETLEYLARETAVWLEVTTLLIPGENDGEAEITALAAWIREHLGPAVPLHFTAFHPDFRLLDRPPTPPATLHRARAIAQREGLAHVYTGNLIDAEGGSSWCARCGALLIERLGYRLGRWGLDPTGRCLACGEALPGRFEAAPGDWGERRLPVRIGAR